TGTTATTAATGTTAACAGGTAAAAATAGAAGTTATCTTAGAGGAGAAGCTAATTCTTTAGATCCAATAGTTCATGTTGGTAAAGAAGGAATTAACGAATCTGTAATTGAGCAGCTAGATAAAGCTTTAGAAGATCATGAGCTTTTAAAAGTAAGAATTTTAGAGAGCACAGGTAGAACAACTCGTTCTGCTGCGGAAGAACTAGCTACAGCAACTGGAGCCAATGTTGTCCAAGTAATTGGTGGTATTGCTGTCTTGTTCCGTCAGCGTGACGAGGATTCAAATTTTAAACTTTAAGTAAATATTAAACCCGGGGGAGAGTTTCACAGGGAGGATTTATTATGTCAAAAGTTAAAATAATAACAGATAGTTGTTCTGATTTACCAAAAGAGATTGTGGACAGCTATGATATAGAATTTTTAAATATAAAAGTAAATATTAATAATCAAGTCTATTATGATCGTCATGATTTACAGCCTAAAGATTTTTATCGCTTAATTAATCAGGGAGATGAAGTTCCAAAAACTTCAAGAATAACTCCTGAAAAATTTAAAGACACTTACAAAAAAGCTTTAGCAGAACATGACCATGTTTTAGTAATTGCTTTCTCTTCAAAATTGAGCGGTATTTTAGAATCAGCAGTTATGGCAAAAAGAGAAATGGATAGCGATAAAATTACTATAATTGATACTAAAGCTGCTTCAGTTGGTCAGGGGCTTTTAGTATATCAAGCAGCAAAGTGGCTGCAGGCTGGAAAGTCAGTCGAAGCTGTTGTGCAGGATTTATTGGCAGCTGCATCTAAATTAGAACACATCTTTGCGGTTGGTGATATTGAAATGCTTAAGCGTGGAGGTCGGATTTCTAAAACCAAAGCTGTGATGGCTAATGTTTTAAATATTAAACCCATTCTTCATATTCAAGATGGTGAGATTTTACCATATGATAAAATAAGAGGTAAAAAAAGAATGATCTCTTATTTATTAGAAGAATTAGAAAAAAAAGCAGATAAACCGGAATCGCAAATTATAGCTATAACTTATTCAGAAAATGAAGAATACGCCTTGAAGTTAAGTAAAGAAATTGAAGCTAGATTTAAGCCCCAAGAAATTTTTATCAGTGAAATTGGAGCAGCAGTTGGTTCTCATGCCGGACCTGGGACGCTGGCTTTGGTTTTTCAAAATAGTGAAAAAACTGCCAAGCCAGAAGTATATTAGTTATTATTTTTAATTAGACTAATTTATATTATTAAATTATAAAGATAAAAGAAATGTGTGATTTTATATGGCTATTTTAAATATTAATAATCTAAAAAAAGAATATGGAATTGAGACTGTACTTAAGGATTTTTCTTTAAATGTAAATCAGGGAGAGTCAGTGGCTTTAATTGGGCCGAATGGTTCGGGCAAAACCACGATTTTTAGAATTATCACTGACCAGGAACATTTTTCTGAAGGTACAGTTTCAATTAGAAATGATATTGAAGTAGGATATTTAGATCAGTTACCTGACTTTAAAGCCAAATTAACAATTTATCAGGAATTAGAAAAAGTTTTTGCAGATGTAAAAAAACAAATTAAAGAAATGCAGAGGCTTGAAGAAAAAATAGCTCACCATGGAGAAAGAGTAGATGAATCTGAAATTCATTCTGATAATTTAGAAGCAACTATGCGGGAATATAGTCTGCTGCAGAGGCAATTCGAAAAAGGAGTAGGCTATGAGTACCAAAGTAAAATTCGTCAGGTTGCTGCTGGTATGGGCTTTGACGAAGAGGAAATACACGAAAAAACTTTAGACCAGCTAAGTGGTGGGGAAAAAACAAGAGTTGGACTTGCTAAATTGCTATTAATTGAGCCGGATTTACTTCTTTTAGATGAGCCTACAAACCATCTTGATTTGAAATCAGTAGAGTGGCTTGAAAATTATCTTAATTCTTATCAGGGTAGTCTCTTAATTATTTCTCATGATAGATATTTCTTAGATAACACGATTGAAAGAATAGTAGAAATAAAAAATGGAAAAAATGAGGATTATAGCGGTAATTACAGCTACTATCAAAAAGAGAGAAAAAGAAGATATGAACAGAGGCTGAGGGAATATAAAAATCAGCAGAAAAAAATTAAAGAACTTGAAGATGCAATAGAACAGCTTTATATCTGGGGTCGTTCCCGGGATAGTGAAAAAATGTTTAAAAGGGCCAAGGCAATGGAGAAAAGGCTGGAAAGAATTGATCGGCTTGAAAAGCCACGCCTTAAAGGTAAAAAGATGAAATTAGATCTTGATGCTGATATTAGAGGTGGCGATGATGTTTTATTTGTAGAAAATTTAAGCAAGAGTTTTGAAGATTTAACTCTTTTTGCAGAAATAAATTTTGAACTCCATCGAAGAGATAAAGCGGCAATTATAGGTGATAATGGTACAGGAAAATCAACCATTTTAAGAATTATCATGGGAGAAATAACTGCTGATCAGGGAAAAGTTAAGATTGGTACAAATATTTACCCTGCCTATTATCGTCAAGAATTTGAGGGTTTTAAACCTGAAGATGATTTAATTACTGCTCTGCAGAGGGAAACCGCTGTAACTAACTCTAAAGCGAGAGATATGTTGGCTTCATTTTTATTTACTGGGGAAGATGTTTTTAAAAAAGTTCATCAATTAAGTGGTGGAGAAAAAAGTAGATTAAGACTGCTGCAGTTGATGAGTGGAAATTACAATTTTTTAATTCTTGATGAGCCAACAAACCATCTTGATCTAGCTTCGCGTGAGGTACTCGAAGATGCTCTAAAAGATTATCCAGGCACTGTTTTAATTGTATCTCATGATCGTTATTTTTTAGATAAGGTAATTGATTATATTTACGAATTAGACAATCAGGAACTAAATAAATACTTTGGAGATTATAGTTATTATAAAGAAAAAAAGAAAAATGAAATTTCTAAGCAGCTGGATAAAGAAAAAAAAGAAGAAAAAAACGAAGGCAAGTTGGATTATGAGGCTCAAAAAGAAGCCCGTAGTCGTGAAATGAAACGACAAAAAAGATTAGAAGAAATTGAATCTGATATAGAAAAATTAGAAAAAAAATTAAATTATTTAGAAAATGAGATGACAGCTGAAAAAAATATTGATAACTTTGAAGTACTGCAGCAATTAAAAGAGGAATACGAATCGAAAAATAATAAGTTAGAAAAATTATATCAGGAATGGGAAACTTTAATTTAATCTAATTGAGCAGTCTGTTGTAATAGTAACGGTCTAAAAAATGAAAGGTAATGAAATGAATGATATTTTAGATCAAATAGAAATTGATGTTAATAATATAAAAATAACTGATGCTACTTTAAATCAATGGCAGCATATATTAGATATGTTTGTTGAATTTTCTGAGGTTCAAGATGCCCTAATTAACAATTATCAAGCACCTTATTTAAAAGTAACTAAGGGTAGTTCTAATTCGG
Above is a window of Halanaerobium saccharolyticum subsp. saccharolyticum DSM 6643 DNA encoding:
- the yhbY gene encoding ribosome assembly RNA-binding protein YhbY, with translation MLTGKNRSYLRGEANSLDPIVHVGKEGINESVIEQLDKALEDHELLKVRILESTGRTTRSAAEELATATGANVVQVIGGIAVLFRQRDEDSNFKL
- a CDS encoding DegV family protein, translated to MSKVKIITDSCSDLPKEIVDSYDIEFLNIKVNINNQVYYDRHDLQPKDFYRLINQGDEVPKTSRITPEKFKDTYKKALAEHDHVLVIAFSSKLSGILESAVMAKREMDSDKITIIDTKAASVGQGLLVYQAAKWLQAGKSVEAVVQDLLAAASKLEHIFAVGDIEMLKRGGRISKTKAVMANVLNIKPILHIQDGEILPYDKIRGKKRMISYLLEELEKKADKPESQIIAITYSENEEYALKLSKEIEARFKPQEIFISEIGAAVGSHAGPGTLALVFQNSEKTAKPEVY
- the abc-f gene encoding ribosomal protection-like ABC-F family protein → MAILNINNLKKEYGIETVLKDFSLNVNQGESVALIGPNGSGKTTIFRIITDQEHFSEGTVSIRNDIEVGYLDQLPDFKAKLTIYQELEKVFADVKKQIKEMQRLEEKIAHHGERVDESEIHSDNLEATMREYSLLQRQFEKGVGYEYQSKIRQVAAGMGFDEEEIHEKTLDQLSGGEKTRVGLAKLLLIEPDLLLLDEPTNHLDLKSVEWLENYLNSYQGSLLIISHDRYFLDNTIERIVEIKNGKNEDYSGNYSYYQKERKRRYEQRLREYKNQQKKIKELEDAIEQLYIWGRSRDSEKMFKRAKAMEKRLERIDRLEKPRLKGKKMKLDLDADIRGGDDVLFVENLSKSFEDLTLFAEINFELHRRDKAAIIGDNGTGKSTILRIIMGEITADQGKVKIGTNIYPAYYRQEFEGFKPEDDLITALQRETAVTNSKARDMLASFLFTGEDVFKKVHQLSGGEKSRLRLLQLMSGNYNFLILDEPTNHLDLASREVLEDALKDYPGTVLIVSHDRYFLDKVIDYIYELDNQELNKYFGDYSYYKEKKKNEISKQLDKEKKEEKNEGKLDYEAQKEARSREMKRQKRLEEIESDIEKLEKKLNYLENEMTAEKNIDNFEVLQQLKEEYESKNNKLEKLYQEWETLI